A segment of the Salminus brasiliensis chromosome 1, fSalBra1.hap2, whole genome shotgun sequence genome:
AGTCAAACGCTTGTCCAAAGGTTTTCTCCTTATgcaaatggttctatacagaaccatcagaACTGAAAGAACCcgttgaatgcttaaatggatCTTCGATATGATGGAACACGTCTTCTGTATTTGGTTCTTGAAGGAACGCCTTCTGCATAGAGCTGTTTAGAGTTAGACCATAGAACCATGGCAGTTGTTAGAACCCTTTTCTTGCTGAATGTTTTTGATGAGAACCCTCTTGTGAGTCGAAGAACCCTTATTTTGGTACATTATAGGACCATTTCTGAGTTTTAGTAAATCTAGAGCGTGGAACTAGACACACTTCCAGTAGAACCGTATGAAAATTCAGAGGGTTTTTCCGGTTCTCATGGTTCTACTGTTTATGCATAGCTTGTGGAGAGTGTGTATTTGGAACAGTGCAGTAGACTAtgcctagtgtgtgtgtgtgtgtgtgtgagagggagagtcCTCACTCACCTTCATTCCTGCGTCTCTTATGATAATGCCTTCACTAGAGAACCCCTGAGGAACCCCTGAGGAACCCCACTTTAGGGTGTACCTGTAAATATCAGCTGCAGTGGGACACATCAGCAAGGAACAACGAACAGTGTTTCAGCCCCAGAGCTGGTGCttgtctgaagtgtgtgtgtgtgtgtgtgtgtgtgtgtgtgtgtgtgtgtgtgtgtgtgtgtgtgtagtgtgtgtgtgcagggcagCCCCGCCTCCCTCCATGCCGGATGGTGTGTTCGCCCTGGTCGGCTCATGTGCTCTGCTGCCCTGCACGTTCCCCCCTGTCCCGGGGTCAGAGGTCAGGATGAGGTTCCGCCCCCCCTTCCCGAGCCTGAAGGTGACGGCCTTCAGCAGCGACCCGGCGGAGCAGGTCAGCAGGGGGCAGCGGCAGCTGAGGGGCCGGGTGTCTCTGTCCGGAGATCTGAGCTCTGGAGACTGCTCCCTCACCATCGCCAACGTCAGCACCGCGGACCCCCGCACGCTGGAGATCCAGctgagggagcagagaggaacgTGGGGCAGAGCCAGGAGCGTCCAGCTGACCGTCAGCCGTGAGCCCCTCTACTCCACCTCTTTACTCCACACTGAACCTGATAACACTAtcgtccaaaagtttgtggacacccctcctaatgaatgcattcagccactttaagctgcacccattgctgacacagatgtgcaaatgcacacacacagcttgtctagtccctgtagagaagtactgccaatagaataggactctattctgtaatgatggtggaggagctccatccagtacttttgggatgaggtgaggagttgggtgatgatgaggtggggtggagatcatcatccaacatactgacctcactaacactctgctgaatgcaatcaaatcctcacagcaatgctcctccacaatctagcaGTTTTTAgatctgaatacttttgtccagtttccagtgtgaacacacagttaggtgtttctgataaagtggccaggcagTGTGTATTGTTACAGTAGTGGTCTATGTAGAAACACAGACTGACCACCATGTCTATGGTTTTCCTCCAGATTCCCCCCAAAAGCCGGTGATTGCTGCCCCCAGGGCAGTGGAGGTGGGGAAGGTAGCGGTGGTGAACTGCTCAGTGCCGGTCAGCTGCCCCTCCCAACCCCCCCGGCTGCAGTGGGTGTGGGAGAGGAGGGGGCAGGAGGACAGCAGTGCCTTTGATGTGATGGAGATGGTACAGGTGCCTGGTCAGCTGCCCCTGCTGGTCTCCTCTCTGTCCTTCACCCCCTCTCACCTGGTGAAACCTCGGCTCAGGTGTGAAGCTCTTCACCCGGGAAACAGGAAGAGCAGCGACAGCACTGAGCTCCACGTCCACTGTGAGTCTGCACCTGTCCCCTCCTGCTTCCCCTCCACCTTCTCTCTGAGGGTCTTCACTCCAGCTCACTTACAGTCCGCTGAGATATGGGTCAACACCAGCTGTGATGGCATGTGACCAGAATCCCAACACCCCAACAATCTGAGATTAGGGTGGAGCAATCTTCAAACAGAAAGGTCCACATTAGCCTAATTAACAGTAACAAGCTAGACTGGTCAATGGcctagcatagcctagcctagcctagcatatcttttaacattataaaaaacaatgtaattattacaaagtgctgctgtcctctctgtgtcctctctaGATCCTCTCTGTGTCCCCCCTGGGTCCTCTCTGCATCCTCTCTGgatcctctctgtgtcctccctgggtcctctctgtgtcccccctgggtcctctctgtgtcccccCTGGGTCCTCTCTGCATCCTCTCTGGATCCTCTCTGTGTCCCCCCtgggtcctctctgtgtcccccCTGGGTCCTCTCTGCATCCTCTCTGGatcctctctgggtcctctctgCGTCCTCCCGGCTGTCCCCCGGGTCCCCCCTGGGTCCTCTCTGCATCCTCTCTGTGACCTCCCTGCTGTCCCCCCTgggtcctctctgggtcctccCTGCTGTCCCCCCTGGGTCCTCTCTGCGTCCTCTCTGGATCCTcaatgttagctagctgaagtgATTGTAGTAGGGTCTGGTGTAATTAGCTTGTAGCCTACTTTAGCTTTCCCGCAAAGAGTGTCTGGCTCTCCACAGCTGCCTGTAGCATCCGGCTGACTTCATCAGCTTCCCCGCGACACACTCTCTGCGGGTGATGAAGCTAATCGGATGCTACAGCAGGCAGTGGATGCTGAAGATGCTAGCTGGATACTAGCTGTAAGCTAATGAGGTTAGCTGGTTGCTGGATACAGTGGACAGCAAGGCCTGCGTCACAGGGACGCTGATTCTAGCCGGATGAAGACTCCTCGTTTGCTAGAACATGCTAGAACAGTGCTTACCAATCCTGGGGTCCACCAGACTTTTctcattaatatacagaaccttTGACTTCATTCTTAATAGAGGAGTACCTCAAtggttcttcagtaaaagtaatggttctatacagagccatgacaactcaaagaactgtTCTTTGCTTTAATCTTTGAATTGGTGTAAAATGTCCagaaatggttctatgtagaactgtTTTTAAAAACTGTTATTATAGTAGAACCTGAGACCCAAAGGGTTCCACTATAATAACAAGGTTCTATAGAGTTCTATACAGAGCTCTTGAACCAGAGGGTACTCAAATCTTTGTCTTTAGAAAAGGCAACAGTtctatatatagaaccatgacatctTAGAGGACCATTTGGATAGTTTGCTTCCTAAAGCACCCTAAAGGGTTCTACTACTGCTAcgagtcaaagaaccttttttagcaCTATAAAAATACTGTTTCCAAACCTTGGCGCCAACCAGATATTGGTTCCCAGTACACCTGAACCAGGTTCCCAGTGTTCCTCATGCTGTGATTCAGAGGCTGGTTCATTCTAGGTTATGGTTCTAATAAACATCTCAACATTCATTTACTCTGTTCCAGTTCCCCCGACGGACGTGTCCATACAGGTCCACACCGTGGTGGTGAGGGAGGGGGGCAATGCCCTGCTGGCCTGCGTATGCAAGGCTGACCCACCCGTCTCTGAGTACCGCTGGACTTACACACAATCGGGTAGAACCTACACCCTGCCGGGACGGTCGCCCACCATCCGGATCTTCAACATCACTCGGGACACCACGGTTCAGTGTAGGGTGAAGAGCAACCTCGGCCAGGCCACCAGTCCCCCAACCCGCCTCAATGtccagtgtgagtgtgtggccAAACAACCAGAGCCCGCAGAACCCAAAGAACCAATTGGATCTTTTATATCCTTTCACTATAGCACCTACCATAACCCTTTTCAGTAGTATACAGAACCCATTTTTATAAGAGCTTAAACCTTTAAGGGGTGTTTAGCAGTCTGTACAGAACCAGAACAGCCCAAAGAGTCATGTGACGCTGCCCGGtgaaagggttcttcagataGGTGGAAACCTTTTGTAGACAGTTTGAtgtagaacctttaaattaatTATAGAGGACACGTTCTGTAGGGTTCCATTGTTCTTAAGagaaagaacctttcagtgccATATTTTCAGACTTCAACCTTAAAAAGACTAGGGTTCTATTTTCACATGAGAATGGCAGTCCATTAGAaccctgacaactcaaagaaccatttggatgatccTATCTTTACAGCACCATAAATGCTTCCATTTTTATATGAGTCAAACAACCTCTATAGAACTATGTGGAACTATGTGGAACCCTTTAACAAGAAGATCAGGAAGGTtacttcaaaggttctttaatgaAGGCAATGTTTAGAACCAACAATTAACAGATTCACACGGACATGTATATGGTTCTTTGCCTGCTTAAAGGGGGCTTCAGATTGGTGGAAACATTTTGTTGATGGTTCTATGGTTCTATGGTTTTATGGTATGTTATGGTTCTATGGAGAACCTTTTTCAGGTTTAGAGAAGACttttggttaaagggttctttagattGGAGGAAAAGCttatttaaaaggttctgttTGGTGTCACCAAATGGGTTCCACTGGCATAACAagtcagagaaccctttttcagtactatacagaaccagAGCACCAGCAAAGAATGCAGTAGTAACTAAGTAACCTGCTAAAGATTttcatgaatgtgtgtgtgtgacctcagACTCCCCCGTCATCCTGAAACACTCCTCGTCTTGTGATTGGGACGGGTTCCGGATGGTCTGCAGGTGCACTGTGGACTCTAACCCCCGCCCGGCCGTCACCTGGAGTGTGAACGGGAGCGTCCCCCCCCAGGAGTACAAcacctcctccacacacaccacacacaccctgcaggaaACACTCCAGGGCCCGATGCCCACTCCGCTCACCGTCGTCTGCTACGCCTTCAACAGCATCGGCAACGACTCTCACACCCTGCTGCAGGGAGGGGCAGGCGGGTGGACAGGTGTGTGGAGCCCCTTGACAGGTGCACTTCACCTGGGAGTGTAATGGTTGAGGACGGGGTTCAAGCTGGAGAGGAAAACAGTGTGGAACCCTGAGAACACCCTGTCCAATCAGGATGGTTCTCTCAGTGGTATCTGGGCCAATTCAGCTAAaccagctctcccattggtcggGACTTCGTTAGTAGAACTGAAGACCATCAGATTAAACACCAACATAATTAGGAATCAACCAATCCCATTCTAAGTGGGGCAGGTTAgaccttctggaggttctagataggctgtgagtgTCCGCAGAATAAATGTCACCATAGACCTTCTGGAGGTTTAGAGGCAACAACTAGTAACCACCTAAAGCATTATAGTAACTGCCTAGAAACTAGTttaggacaccatagcaactgcttcaCAATGGTATGGCAACCCCACAGCAACCAtttgtgacaccatagcaactgcatcaGCATTGCTACCAATTGAAAAGCATAGCAACTTGCATCTGCATAGCAACCAATCAATTACTAAGCAGGAGCATTACAACCACATgggacagcatagcaaccacctagcaaatgCATAGTAATCATTAGGGGGATCAtaccaaccacttagcaacagcatgcAACCCCACAGCAATCACCTAAGCACAGtaacaactgcttagcaacactatagcagctACTTgaaatagcatagcaaccacctggaataccatggCAACCCCATATCAGTCTGCGttttgtgtgtaatgtgtgtaatgtgtgtgtgtgtgtgtgtgtgtgtgtgctctgtagGCAGCCTGTGGACGCTGatgcctgcagtgtgtgtagttcccctcttcctcttcctcctcatcctctttgtgctgctgctgtgccGCTGCAGAAGAGCAGGAAGGTAAGAGTTCCTCCAGCCTGAACGATCAGCTGCTGAAGATCAATCGTCCTGATCAGAGACCCCGAACTGACCTCCCACGGCCTCTCTAACCCTGACAGGAGGAGGCAGCTGATGGCCTGCCGGCCCCCCGTGTTCGAGGACAGCGTTTATCAGGACCGCCTGCCGCTCTACATCAACTGCACCGAGGTCACGCACATCTACACCAACGGCAGCTACCAGCTCATCTACCAGAACTGCACGCCCTGCTTCGTCCGCAccacacaggtacacacacacacacacacacacacacacacacacacacacacacacacacacacacacacaccgcctgCAAGGCCAGCCCACAGCCACCAGAGGGAGACATACAACCACCACACCTTAATTAGTCTTAGGGTTAACACAGACGCTTGGGGCTCATTAGtggattgaggtgctgattcaggtgtagtttcaacAGGTTGTGCTACAcccgtttccatggttacactacacgcATTTCCATGGTTGTGCTACAcccgtttccatggttacactacactcatttccatggttttgctacacccattcccatggttacactacacccgtttccatggttacactacacccattttcaTGGTAACGTTTCACATATACCCATGTTTATAATACACCCATTTATATGATTACTCTACACCTAATTTGATGGTTAGGCTACAtccgtttccatggttacactggACCCATTTCCGTAGTTTTTCAGTATGTTGGATGCGAGTGCACCCTCTCAACCTCCAGTGAGCTACACCCTTCACtcctcac
Coding sequences within it:
- the LOC140570251 gene encoding B-cell receptor CD22 — its product is MKIISAVVFVCVCRAAPPPSMPDGVFALVGSCALLPCTFPPVPGSEVRMRFRPPFPSLKVTAFSSDPAEQVSRGQRQLRGRVSLSGDLSSGDCSLTIANVSTADPRTLEIQLREQRGTWGRARSVQLTVSHSPQKPVIAAPRAVEVGKVAVVNCSVPVSCPSQPPRLQWVWERRGQEDSSAFDVMEMVQVPGQLPLLVSSLSFTPSHLVKPRLRCEALHPGNRKSSDSTELHVHFPPTDVSIQVHTVVVREGGNALLACVCKADPPVSEYRWTYTQSGRTYTLPGRSPTIRIFNITRDTTVQCRVKSNLGQATSPPTRLNVQYSPVILKHSSSCDWDGFRMVCRCTVDSNPRPAVTWSVNGSVPPQEYNTSSTHTTHTLQETLQGPMPTPLTVVCYAFNSIGNDSHTLLQGGAGGWTGSLWTLMPAVCVVPLFLFLLILFVLLLCRCRRAGRRRQLMACRPPVFEDSVYQDRLPLYINCTEVTHIYTNGSYQLIYQNCTPCFVRTTQIHKRQRRGARRQRALRERDRESPETHTPAAPDPDSAIYVEVI